One genomic segment of Salmo trutta unplaced genomic scaffold, fSalTru1.1, whole genome shotgun sequence includes these proteins:
- the LOC115188780 gene encoding methylmalonic aciduria and homocystinuria type D homolog, mitochondrial — translation MTSVLCGRARLVITQSSGRQVLSALRVGWIRTFSAAGSDEPYFVVSRGDSDSGPRTVWPDENMGPFGPQDQRFQLPGNSGFDFHLEGTADQRIKGPVHRTVPDVLTAATSNERHEFVMAQFVSEFQVKSGHMLSRSVRKAEHYFDQPNVNCSIQTCPELLKKEFESYFPSAPASAITVVTVKHTRCEVIDKEVIDREQLLHKFVSGAKEICFALWTAGFWADFIDPSSGSAFFGSHSNHPLLKEEEWSHLGFHIEASGSCTVIRHVLRGTPTFVGTVFTTAPANSHVMERLQGQSSAFEDRD, via the exons ATGACTAGT GTGCTGTGTGGGCGAGCCCGGCTGGTGATAACCCAGTCGTCAGGGCGTCAGGTCTTATCTGCACTCAGGGTGGGCTGGATACGAACCTTCTCAGCTGCTGGTTCTGATGAGCCTTATTTTGTCGTGTCACGGGGGGACTCAGACTCAG GCCCTAGGACAGTATGGCCTGATGAAAACATGGGACCGTTTGGCCCCCAGGACCAGCGGTTCCAGTTGCCAGGTAACTCAGGCTTTGACTTTCACCTGGAAGGCACGGCAGACCAGAGGATTAAAGGCCCAGTCCACCGGACGGTTCCTGACGTTCTGACTGCTGCTACTAGCAACGAGAGACATGAGTTTGTAATGGCCCAGTTTGTCAGCGAGTTTCAG GTCAAAAGTGGTCACATGTTATCGAGGAGCGTCCGCAAGGCAGAGCACTACTTTGATCAGCCCAATGTGAACTGTTCTATACAGACCTGTCCTGAGCTGCTGAAGAAAG AGTTTGAATCCTATTTCCCCTCGGCCCCAGCCAGCGCCATCACTGTTGTCACGGTGAAACACACCAGATGTGAGGTGATCGACAAAGAAGTGATCGACAGAGAACAGCTACTTCACAAA TTTGTTAGTGGTGCTAAGGAAATCTGCTTTGCTCTGTGGACAGCTGGCTTCTGGGCTGACTTCATTGACCCCTCATCAGGATCAGCT TTCTTTGGATCTCACTCCAACCACCCACTACTCAAAGAGGAGGAGTGGAGCCATCTAGGTTTCCATATCGAGGCCTCTGGATCCTGCACAGTTATCCGTCACGTCCTGAGGGGAACACCTACGTTTGTTGGAACTGTTTTCACTACCGCACCTGCTAACAGTCATGTCATGGAAAGACTTCAAGGCCAGTCAAGTGCATTTGAAGACAGGGACTAG